A single region of the Cucumis melo cultivar AY chromosome 3, USDA_Cmelo_AY_1.0, whole genome shotgun sequence genome encodes:
- the LOC103496486 gene encoding phosphatidylinositol-3-phosphatase myotubularin-1 isoform X1: MAAPKPRTTRSRSHRDVPDLEKMDAAYSWDALEWTKIEPVTRSVSRVNLDCLLEAEQVIAEGYGVVLVNTDEAGTLFVTNFRLLFLSEGTMDVISLGTIPLATIDKFNKIVVKSNAISRQSEKSSPSRRLLQVIGKDMRIIVFGFRPRTKQRRNVYDALSRCMKPARIWDLYAFQCGPSKYSNTDPKVRLLNEYFRLLGKGSLHASMSMIEDGSFTLSNEFWRITKINSSYTLCQTYPFALVVPKHFSDEEMLQASTFRARCRLPVVSWCNPGTGAVLARSSQPLVGLMMNMRSNTDEKLVAALCSNLAGVRGSSRRKLYIADARPRKNALANGAMGGGSESSSNYFQSEIVFFGIDNIHAMRESLTRLREYLDTHGEKSSDGMSSFLRHGGWTWGGGNLSSMSASVSTLGDSGWLIHVQSVLAGSAWIAARVALEKATVLVHCSDGWDRTTQLVSLASLLLDPYYRTFVGFQALVEKDWLAFGHPFSDRSGMPTISGSGNMPYELSRQSSTGSFSSSPMRQSSGAFISQASSPHAQTSNNCSPIFLQWVDCVSQLLRMYPFAFEFSSAFLVDLLDCMLSCRFGNFLCNCEKERQQCAVSEVCGCLWAYLADLRASEGGSHVHYNLFYDPTIPTKHDGALLPPAAALAPTLWPQFHLRWACPKESQAGELEVRCRKMAIQLSEMQKDKEIAERKAQEVTAAMESLKLELQNEKQLSISARNVAKSASKECEAIKRAIQSLGCKVQVSSNGYCTVDIDGDPMKKSNQKSHPASRRTSHRSLPSASEENDLSLSITVTADDVPSNPLSHICEALCPLRTRDGGCRWPDAGCAHLGSQFIGMKANFEAFDQLSIYDGYFKPE; encoded by the exons ATGGCAGCGCCGAAGCCTCGCACCACTCGGTCCAGGTCTCACAGGGATGTTCCTGATTTGGAGAAGATGGACGCTGCTTACAGTTGGGACGCCCTTGAATGGACCAAGATTGAG CCTGTTACGCGGTCGGTTTCGCGTGTCAACTTGGATTGCTTGCTCGAGGCtgaacaagtgattgctgag GGCTACGGTGTTGTTCTTGTGAATACTGATGAGGCTGGTACCTTGTTTGTAACCAATTTTCGTCTTCTATTTCTA AGTGAAGGAACCATGGATGTTATTTCCCTTGGCACTATACCACTGGCGACAATTGATAAATTCAACAAAATT GTTGTGAAGTCAAATGCCATCTCTCGCCAATCTGAAAAGTCTTCACCATCTAGGCGACTTCTTCAGGTCATTG GAAAAGACATGAGAATTATTGTCTTTGGTTTCCGTCCAAGAACAAAACAG AGGCGTAATGTATATGATGCATTATCGAGGTGTATGAAACCGGCAAGAATATGGGATCTATATGCATTCCAGTGCGGGCCTTCCAAGTACAGTAATACAGACCCAAAAGTTCGTTTGCTAAATGAGTATTTTCGGCTTCTTGGAAAGGGTTCCCTACATGCATCAATGAGCATGATTGAAGATGGATCATTTACATTGTCCAATGAATTTTGGAGAATAACTAAAATCAATTCCAGTTATACCCTGTGTCAGACTTATCCATTTGCATTGGTTGTTCCTAAACACTTTAG TGATGAAGAGATGTTGCAGGCTTCTACCTTCCGTGCTAGATGTCGTTTGCCTGTTGTTTCGTGGTGCAATCCTG GGACTGGAGCTGTTCTTGCACGTTCATCTCAACCTTTAGTTGGTCTTATGATGAATATGAGAAG TAATACCGATGAAAAGCTTGTTGCTGCGCTTTGCTCGAATCTTGCTGGTGTTCGAGGGTCATCACGTAG GAAGCTTTATATAGCTGATGCAAGGCCTAGAAAAAATGCTTTAGCAAATGGAGCCATGGGAGGTGGCTCAGAGTCTTCGTCAAATTATTTTCAATCTGAG ATAGTCTTTTTTGGGATTGACAACATACATGCAATGAGGGAAAGTCTTACTCGGCTAAGAGAGTACTTGGATACACATGGTGAAAAATCATCTGATGGAATGTCATCATTCTTG AGACATGGTGGATGGACTTGGGGTGGGGGTAATCTTAGTAGCATGTCTGCTTCTGTATCAACTCTGGGAGATAGCGGTTGGCTAATCCATGTTCAAAGCGTCCTGGCTGGTTCAGCATGGATTGCTGCACGTGTTGCTTTGGAAAAAGCAACGGTGTTAGTTCATTGCAG TGATGGCTGGGACAGAACAACACAACTAGTTTCACTTGCTAGCTTACTGCTTGATCCATATTATCGGACATTTGTTGGATTTCAG GCACTGGTTGAAAAGGATTGGCTAGCATTTGGTCATCCTTTCTCAGATCGATCTGGCATGCCAACCATATCGGGAAGTGGTAACATGCCATATGAACTATCTAGGCAGTCTTCAACTGGAAGTTTTTCTTCTTCACCTATGCGTCAGTCATCTGGAGCATTCATATCTCAAGCTTCCAGTCCTCATGCACAAACATCCAACAACTGTTCTCCCATATTTTTACAG TGGGTTGATTGTGTTTCACAACTTCTGCGCATGTATCCCTTTGCTTTTGAGTTCTCTTCA GCATTCCTTGTGGATCTGTTGGATTGTATGCTTTCCTGTCGTTTTGGGAACTTCTTATGCAATTG TGAGAAGGAACGTCAGCAATGTGCTGTTTCTGAAGTTTGCGGCTGTCTATGGGCATATTTAGCGGATTTACGAGCCTCAGAAGGAGGTTCACATGTGCACTATAACCTTTTCTATGATCCAACGATTCCTACCAAACATGATGGTGCTCTCTTACCTCCTGCGGCAGCTCTAGCTCCCACTCTCTGGCCACAATTCCATCTTCGTTGGGCTTGCCCAAAAGAATCCCAAGCAGGGGAACTTGAAGTCAGATGCAGGAAAATGGCTATACAATTATCTGAAATGCAGAAG GACAAAGAAATAGCCGAGAGAAAAGCCCAGGAGGTGACGGCTGCCATGGAATCATTAAAATTGGAGTTGCAAAACGAGAAACAGTTAAGTATATCAGCTAGGAATGTTGCAAAAAGTGCAAGCAAAGAATGTGAAGCCATAAAGAGAGCAATTCAGTCTCTAGGTTGCAAGGTTCAAGTCTCTAGTAATGGCTATTGTACTGTTGACATTGATGGCGACCCGATGAAAAAATCCAACCAGAAAAGTCATCCTGCTTCAAGAAGAACTTCACATCGTTCACTGCCATCCGCTAGTGAAGAGAATGATCTCTCCCTTTCTATAACAGTTACAGCAGATGATGTGCCAAGTAACCCCCTCAGTCACATCTGTGAAGCTCTTTGCCCATTACGCACTCGGGATGGAGGGTGCCGGTGGCCTGATGCTGGCTGTGCTCACTTGGGTAGCCAATTTATTGGAATGAAGGCAAATTTCGAAGCATTCGATCAACTATCCATATATGATGGTTATTTCAAGCCAGAGTGA
- the LOC103496486 gene encoding phosphatidylinositol-3-phosphatase myotubularin-1 isoform X2 — MDVISLGTIPLATIDKFNKIVVKSNAISRQSEKSSPSRRLLQVIGKDMRIIVFGFRPRTKQRRNVYDALSRCMKPARIWDLYAFQCGPSKYSNTDPKVRLLNEYFRLLGKGSLHASMSMIEDGSFTLSNEFWRITKINSSYTLCQTYPFALVVPKHFSDEEMLQASTFRARCRLPVVSWCNPGTGAVLARSSQPLVGLMMNMRSNTDEKLVAALCSNLAGVRGSSRRKLYIADARPRKNALANGAMGGGSESSSNYFQSEIVFFGIDNIHAMRESLTRLREYLDTHGEKSSDGMSSFLRHGGWTWGGGNLSSMSASVSTLGDSGWLIHVQSVLAGSAWIAARVALEKATVLVHCSDGWDRTTQLVSLASLLLDPYYRTFVGFQALVEKDWLAFGHPFSDRSGMPTISGSGNMPYELSRQSSTGSFSSSPMRQSSGAFISQASSPHAQTSNNCSPIFLQWVDCVSQLLRMYPFAFEFSSAFLVDLLDCMLSCRFGNFLCNCEKERQQCAVSEVCGCLWAYLADLRASEGGSHVHYNLFYDPTIPTKHDGALLPPAAALAPTLWPQFHLRWACPKESQAGELEVRCRKMAIQLSEMQKDKEIAERKAQEVTAAMESLKLELQNEKQLSISARNVAKSASKECEAIKRAIQSLGCKVQVSSNGYCTVDIDGDPMKKSNQKSHPASRRTSHRSLPSASEENDLSLSITVTADDVPSNPLSHICEALCPLRTRDGGCRWPDAGCAHLGSQFIGMKANFEAFDQLSIYDGYFKPE; from the exons ATGGATGTTATTTCCCTTGGCACTATACCACTGGCGACAATTGATAAATTCAACAAAATT GTTGTGAAGTCAAATGCCATCTCTCGCCAATCTGAAAAGTCTTCACCATCTAGGCGACTTCTTCAGGTCATTG GAAAAGACATGAGAATTATTGTCTTTGGTTTCCGTCCAAGAACAAAACAG AGGCGTAATGTATATGATGCATTATCGAGGTGTATGAAACCGGCAAGAATATGGGATCTATATGCATTCCAGTGCGGGCCTTCCAAGTACAGTAATACAGACCCAAAAGTTCGTTTGCTAAATGAGTATTTTCGGCTTCTTGGAAAGGGTTCCCTACATGCATCAATGAGCATGATTGAAGATGGATCATTTACATTGTCCAATGAATTTTGGAGAATAACTAAAATCAATTCCAGTTATACCCTGTGTCAGACTTATCCATTTGCATTGGTTGTTCCTAAACACTTTAG TGATGAAGAGATGTTGCAGGCTTCTACCTTCCGTGCTAGATGTCGTTTGCCTGTTGTTTCGTGGTGCAATCCTG GGACTGGAGCTGTTCTTGCACGTTCATCTCAACCTTTAGTTGGTCTTATGATGAATATGAGAAG TAATACCGATGAAAAGCTTGTTGCTGCGCTTTGCTCGAATCTTGCTGGTGTTCGAGGGTCATCACGTAG GAAGCTTTATATAGCTGATGCAAGGCCTAGAAAAAATGCTTTAGCAAATGGAGCCATGGGAGGTGGCTCAGAGTCTTCGTCAAATTATTTTCAATCTGAG ATAGTCTTTTTTGGGATTGACAACATACATGCAATGAGGGAAAGTCTTACTCGGCTAAGAGAGTACTTGGATACACATGGTGAAAAATCATCTGATGGAATGTCATCATTCTTG AGACATGGTGGATGGACTTGGGGTGGGGGTAATCTTAGTAGCATGTCTGCTTCTGTATCAACTCTGGGAGATAGCGGTTGGCTAATCCATGTTCAAAGCGTCCTGGCTGGTTCAGCATGGATTGCTGCACGTGTTGCTTTGGAAAAAGCAACGGTGTTAGTTCATTGCAG TGATGGCTGGGACAGAACAACACAACTAGTTTCACTTGCTAGCTTACTGCTTGATCCATATTATCGGACATTTGTTGGATTTCAG GCACTGGTTGAAAAGGATTGGCTAGCATTTGGTCATCCTTTCTCAGATCGATCTGGCATGCCAACCATATCGGGAAGTGGTAACATGCCATATGAACTATCTAGGCAGTCTTCAACTGGAAGTTTTTCTTCTTCACCTATGCGTCAGTCATCTGGAGCATTCATATCTCAAGCTTCCAGTCCTCATGCACAAACATCCAACAACTGTTCTCCCATATTTTTACAG TGGGTTGATTGTGTTTCACAACTTCTGCGCATGTATCCCTTTGCTTTTGAGTTCTCTTCA GCATTCCTTGTGGATCTGTTGGATTGTATGCTTTCCTGTCGTTTTGGGAACTTCTTATGCAATTG TGAGAAGGAACGTCAGCAATGTGCTGTTTCTGAAGTTTGCGGCTGTCTATGGGCATATTTAGCGGATTTACGAGCCTCAGAAGGAGGTTCACATGTGCACTATAACCTTTTCTATGATCCAACGATTCCTACCAAACATGATGGTGCTCTCTTACCTCCTGCGGCAGCTCTAGCTCCCACTCTCTGGCCACAATTCCATCTTCGTTGGGCTTGCCCAAAAGAATCCCAAGCAGGGGAACTTGAAGTCAGATGCAGGAAAATGGCTATACAATTATCTGAAATGCAGAAG GACAAAGAAATAGCCGAGAGAAAAGCCCAGGAGGTGACGGCTGCCATGGAATCATTAAAATTGGAGTTGCAAAACGAGAAACAGTTAAGTATATCAGCTAGGAATGTTGCAAAAAGTGCAAGCAAAGAATGTGAAGCCATAAAGAGAGCAATTCAGTCTCTAGGTTGCAAGGTTCAAGTCTCTAGTAATGGCTATTGTACTGTTGACATTGATGGCGACCCGATGAAAAAATCCAACCAGAAAAGTCATCCTGCTTCAAGAAGAACTTCACATCGTTCACTGCCATCCGCTAGTGAAGAGAATGATCTCTCCCTTTCTATAACAGTTACAGCAGATGATGTGCCAAGTAACCCCCTCAGTCACATCTGTGAAGCTCTTTGCCCATTACGCACTCGGGATGGAGGGTGCCGGTGGCCTGATGCTGGCTGTGCTCACTTGGGTAGCCAATTTATTGGAATGAAGGCAAATTTCGAAGCATTCGATCAACTATCCATATATGATGGTTATTTCAAGCCAGAGTGA
- the LOC103496486 gene encoding phosphatidylinositol-3-phosphatase myotubularin-1 isoform X3, which yields MRIIVFGFRPRTKQRRNVYDALSRCMKPARIWDLYAFQCGPSKYSNTDPKVRLLNEYFRLLGKGSLHASMSMIEDGSFTLSNEFWRITKINSSYTLCQTYPFALVVPKHFSDEEMLQASTFRARCRLPVVSWCNPGTGAVLARSSQPLVGLMMNMRSNTDEKLVAALCSNLAGVRGSSRRKLYIADARPRKNALANGAMGGGSESSSNYFQSEIVFFGIDNIHAMRESLTRLREYLDTHGEKSSDGMSSFLRHGGWTWGGGNLSSMSASVSTLGDSGWLIHVQSVLAGSAWIAARVALEKATVLVHCSDGWDRTTQLVSLASLLLDPYYRTFVGFQALVEKDWLAFGHPFSDRSGMPTISGSGNMPYELSRQSSTGSFSSSPMRQSSGAFISQASSPHAQTSNNCSPIFLQWVDCVSQLLRMYPFAFEFSSAFLVDLLDCMLSCRFGNFLCNCEKERQQCAVSEVCGCLWAYLADLRASEGGSHVHYNLFYDPTIPTKHDGALLPPAAALAPTLWPQFHLRWACPKESQAGELEVRCRKMAIQLSEMQKDKEIAERKAQEVTAAMESLKLELQNEKQLSISARNVAKSASKECEAIKRAIQSLGCKVQVSSNGYCTVDIDGDPMKKSNQKSHPASRRTSHRSLPSASEENDLSLSITVTADDVPSNPLSHICEALCPLRTRDGGCRWPDAGCAHLGSQFIGMKANFEAFDQLSIYDGYFKPE from the exons ATGAGAATTATTGTCTTTGGTTTCCGTCCAAGAACAAAACAG AGGCGTAATGTATATGATGCATTATCGAGGTGTATGAAACCGGCAAGAATATGGGATCTATATGCATTCCAGTGCGGGCCTTCCAAGTACAGTAATACAGACCCAAAAGTTCGTTTGCTAAATGAGTATTTTCGGCTTCTTGGAAAGGGTTCCCTACATGCATCAATGAGCATGATTGAAGATGGATCATTTACATTGTCCAATGAATTTTGGAGAATAACTAAAATCAATTCCAGTTATACCCTGTGTCAGACTTATCCATTTGCATTGGTTGTTCCTAAACACTTTAG TGATGAAGAGATGTTGCAGGCTTCTACCTTCCGTGCTAGATGTCGTTTGCCTGTTGTTTCGTGGTGCAATCCTG GGACTGGAGCTGTTCTTGCACGTTCATCTCAACCTTTAGTTGGTCTTATGATGAATATGAGAAG TAATACCGATGAAAAGCTTGTTGCTGCGCTTTGCTCGAATCTTGCTGGTGTTCGAGGGTCATCACGTAG GAAGCTTTATATAGCTGATGCAAGGCCTAGAAAAAATGCTTTAGCAAATGGAGCCATGGGAGGTGGCTCAGAGTCTTCGTCAAATTATTTTCAATCTGAG ATAGTCTTTTTTGGGATTGACAACATACATGCAATGAGGGAAAGTCTTACTCGGCTAAGAGAGTACTTGGATACACATGGTGAAAAATCATCTGATGGAATGTCATCATTCTTG AGACATGGTGGATGGACTTGGGGTGGGGGTAATCTTAGTAGCATGTCTGCTTCTGTATCAACTCTGGGAGATAGCGGTTGGCTAATCCATGTTCAAAGCGTCCTGGCTGGTTCAGCATGGATTGCTGCACGTGTTGCTTTGGAAAAAGCAACGGTGTTAGTTCATTGCAG TGATGGCTGGGACAGAACAACACAACTAGTTTCACTTGCTAGCTTACTGCTTGATCCATATTATCGGACATTTGTTGGATTTCAG GCACTGGTTGAAAAGGATTGGCTAGCATTTGGTCATCCTTTCTCAGATCGATCTGGCATGCCAACCATATCGGGAAGTGGTAACATGCCATATGAACTATCTAGGCAGTCTTCAACTGGAAGTTTTTCTTCTTCACCTATGCGTCAGTCATCTGGAGCATTCATATCTCAAGCTTCCAGTCCTCATGCACAAACATCCAACAACTGTTCTCCCATATTTTTACAG TGGGTTGATTGTGTTTCACAACTTCTGCGCATGTATCCCTTTGCTTTTGAGTTCTCTTCA GCATTCCTTGTGGATCTGTTGGATTGTATGCTTTCCTGTCGTTTTGGGAACTTCTTATGCAATTG TGAGAAGGAACGTCAGCAATGTGCTGTTTCTGAAGTTTGCGGCTGTCTATGGGCATATTTAGCGGATTTACGAGCCTCAGAAGGAGGTTCACATGTGCACTATAACCTTTTCTATGATCCAACGATTCCTACCAAACATGATGGTGCTCTCTTACCTCCTGCGGCAGCTCTAGCTCCCACTCTCTGGCCACAATTCCATCTTCGTTGGGCTTGCCCAAAAGAATCCCAAGCAGGGGAACTTGAAGTCAGATGCAGGAAAATGGCTATACAATTATCTGAAATGCAGAAG GACAAAGAAATAGCCGAGAGAAAAGCCCAGGAGGTGACGGCTGCCATGGAATCATTAAAATTGGAGTTGCAAAACGAGAAACAGTTAAGTATATCAGCTAGGAATGTTGCAAAAAGTGCAAGCAAAGAATGTGAAGCCATAAAGAGAGCAATTCAGTCTCTAGGTTGCAAGGTTCAAGTCTCTAGTAATGGCTATTGTACTGTTGACATTGATGGCGACCCGATGAAAAAATCCAACCAGAAAAGTCATCCTGCTTCAAGAAGAACTTCACATCGTTCACTGCCATCCGCTAGTGAAGAGAATGATCTCTCCCTTTCTATAACAGTTACAGCAGATGATGTGCCAAGTAACCCCCTCAGTCACATCTGTGAAGCTCTTTGCCCATTACGCACTCGGGATGGAGGGTGCCGGTGGCCTGATGCTGGCTGTGCTCACTTGGGTAGCCAATTTATTGGAATGAAGGCAAATTTCGAAGCATTCGATCAACTATCCATATATGATGGTTATTTCAAGCCAGAGTGA
- the LOC103496486 gene encoding phosphatidylinositol-3-phosphatase myotubularin-1 isoform X4 encodes MKPARIWDLYAFQCGPSKYSNTDPKVRLLNEYFRLLGKGSLHASMSMIEDGSFTLSNEFWRITKINSSYTLCQTYPFALVVPKHFSDEEMLQASTFRARCRLPVVSWCNPGTGAVLARSSQPLVGLMMNMRSNTDEKLVAALCSNLAGVRGSSRRKLYIADARPRKNALANGAMGGGSESSSNYFQSEIVFFGIDNIHAMRESLTRLREYLDTHGEKSSDGMSSFLRHGGWTWGGGNLSSMSASVSTLGDSGWLIHVQSVLAGSAWIAARVALEKATVLVHCSDGWDRTTQLVSLASLLLDPYYRTFVGFQALVEKDWLAFGHPFSDRSGMPTISGSGNMPYELSRQSSTGSFSSSPMRQSSGAFISQASSPHAQTSNNCSPIFLQWVDCVSQLLRMYPFAFEFSSAFLVDLLDCMLSCRFGNFLCNCEKERQQCAVSEVCGCLWAYLADLRASEGGSHVHYNLFYDPTIPTKHDGALLPPAAALAPTLWPQFHLRWACPKESQAGELEVRCRKMAIQLSEMQKDKEIAERKAQEVTAAMESLKLELQNEKQLSISARNVAKSASKECEAIKRAIQSLGCKVQVSSNGYCTVDIDGDPMKKSNQKSHPASRRTSHRSLPSASEENDLSLSITVTADDVPSNPLSHICEALCPLRTRDGGCRWPDAGCAHLGSQFIGMKANFEAFDQLSIYDGYFKPE; translated from the exons ATGAAACCGGCAAGAATATGGGATCTATATGCATTCCAGTGCGGGCCTTCCAAGTACAGTAATACAGACCCAAAAGTTCGTTTGCTAAATGAGTATTTTCGGCTTCTTGGAAAGGGTTCCCTACATGCATCAATGAGCATGATTGAAGATGGATCATTTACATTGTCCAATGAATTTTGGAGAATAACTAAAATCAATTCCAGTTATACCCTGTGTCAGACTTATCCATTTGCATTGGTTGTTCCTAAACACTTTAG TGATGAAGAGATGTTGCAGGCTTCTACCTTCCGTGCTAGATGTCGTTTGCCTGTTGTTTCGTGGTGCAATCCTG GGACTGGAGCTGTTCTTGCACGTTCATCTCAACCTTTAGTTGGTCTTATGATGAATATGAGAAG TAATACCGATGAAAAGCTTGTTGCTGCGCTTTGCTCGAATCTTGCTGGTGTTCGAGGGTCATCACGTAG GAAGCTTTATATAGCTGATGCAAGGCCTAGAAAAAATGCTTTAGCAAATGGAGCCATGGGAGGTGGCTCAGAGTCTTCGTCAAATTATTTTCAATCTGAG ATAGTCTTTTTTGGGATTGACAACATACATGCAATGAGGGAAAGTCTTACTCGGCTAAGAGAGTACTTGGATACACATGGTGAAAAATCATCTGATGGAATGTCATCATTCTTG AGACATGGTGGATGGACTTGGGGTGGGGGTAATCTTAGTAGCATGTCTGCTTCTGTATCAACTCTGGGAGATAGCGGTTGGCTAATCCATGTTCAAAGCGTCCTGGCTGGTTCAGCATGGATTGCTGCACGTGTTGCTTTGGAAAAAGCAACGGTGTTAGTTCATTGCAG TGATGGCTGGGACAGAACAACACAACTAGTTTCACTTGCTAGCTTACTGCTTGATCCATATTATCGGACATTTGTTGGATTTCAG GCACTGGTTGAAAAGGATTGGCTAGCATTTGGTCATCCTTTCTCAGATCGATCTGGCATGCCAACCATATCGGGAAGTGGTAACATGCCATATGAACTATCTAGGCAGTCTTCAACTGGAAGTTTTTCTTCTTCACCTATGCGTCAGTCATCTGGAGCATTCATATCTCAAGCTTCCAGTCCTCATGCACAAACATCCAACAACTGTTCTCCCATATTTTTACAG TGGGTTGATTGTGTTTCACAACTTCTGCGCATGTATCCCTTTGCTTTTGAGTTCTCTTCA GCATTCCTTGTGGATCTGTTGGATTGTATGCTTTCCTGTCGTTTTGGGAACTTCTTATGCAATTG TGAGAAGGAACGTCAGCAATGTGCTGTTTCTGAAGTTTGCGGCTGTCTATGGGCATATTTAGCGGATTTACGAGCCTCAGAAGGAGGTTCACATGTGCACTATAACCTTTTCTATGATCCAACGATTCCTACCAAACATGATGGTGCTCTCTTACCTCCTGCGGCAGCTCTAGCTCCCACTCTCTGGCCACAATTCCATCTTCGTTGGGCTTGCCCAAAAGAATCCCAAGCAGGGGAACTTGAAGTCAGATGCAGGAAAATGGCTATACAATTATCTGAAATGCAGAAG GACAAAGAAATAGCCGAGAGAAAAGCCCAGGAGGTGACGGCTGCCATGGAATCATTAAAATTGGAGTTGCAAAACGAGAAACAGTTAAGTATATCAGCTAGGAATGTTGCAAAAAGTGCAAGCAAAGAATGTGAAGCCATAAAGAGAGCAATTCAGTCTCTAGGTTGCAAGGTTCAAGTCTCTAGTAATGGCTATTGTACTGTTGACATTGATGGCGACCCGATGAAAAAATCCAACCAGAAAAGTCATCCTGCTTCAAGAAGAACTTCACATCGTTCACTGCCATCCGCTAGTGAAGAGAATGATCTCTCCCTTTCTATAACAGTTACAGCAGATGATGTGCCAAGTAACCCCCTCAGTCACATCTGTGAAGCTCTTTGCCCATTACGCACTCGGGATGGAGGGTGCCGGTGGCCTGATGCTGGCTGTGCTCACTTGGGTAGCCAATTTATTGGAATGAAGGCAAATTTCGAAGCATTCGATCAACTATCCATATATGATGGTTATTTCAAGCCAGAGTGA
- the LOC103496485 gene encoding uncharacterized protein LOC103496485 gives MEDNPKFVAMKEDENNPKSPFPWFSFLPKFDFRLPFPVNGGKKLPPVVVDETRKADIDAQKPEFVRFPKAELPVASVEAEADVSGKTSNPAVVWQVYALGGFLILSWAWARWKERRPQRRSNDDDEDEDSGDT, from the exons ATGGAAGACAACCCAAAATTTGTTGCCATGAAAGAAGACGAGAACAACCCAAAATCCCCCTTTCCCTGGTTCTCTTTTCTTCCCAAGTTCGACTTCCGATTGCCTTTCCCGGTCAACGGCGGCAAGAAACTGCCGCCTGTGGTGGTTGATGAAACTCGAAAGGCTGACATTGATGCTCAGAAGCCGGAGTTTGTGAGGTTTCCTAAAGCAGAGTTACCCGTCGCTTCGGTGGAGGCTGAAGCCGATGTTTCCGGGAAGACTTCCAATCCAGCGGTCGTCTGGCAG GTATATGCCCTGGGTGGGTTTCTAATATTGAGTTGGGCATGGGCAAGATGGAAGGAGAGAAGGCCCCAAAGACGTTcaaatgatgatgatgaggaCGAGGACTCCGGTGATACATAG
- the LOC103496484 gene encoding uncharacterized protein LOC103496484 has translation MADETLVEAALRVLNTSDPFEKAGLGDNVASRWLNGAISSLYDPSADLPVPDRPARLSNVKLVSPSLMPKLGKAGSLQSRQAIVHSLVHTESWAIDLSWDIIARFGKQEGMPREFFTDFVRVAQDEGRHFTLLAARLKELGSFYGALPAHDGLWDSAIATSKDLLARLAIEHCVHEARGLDVLPTTIYRFRNGGDNETADLLEKVVYPEEVTHCAAGVKWFKYLCQRSMDRKLDEDDDGAEDNAMEMEKEETIKKFHEVVRKYFRGPLKPPFNEVARKAAGFGPQWYEPLAFKTDSTFHPQ, from the exons ATGGCAGACGAGACCTTGGTTGAAGCTGCGCTTCGAGTCCTCAATACTTCCGATCCCTTCGAAAAGGCCGGACTAGGCGATAATGTAGCTTCTCGATGGCTTAACGGTGCCATTTCAAGCCTTTACGATCCCTCTGCCGACCTTCCCGTCCCCGATCGCCCTGCCAGGCTTTCCAAT GTTAAGTTGGTATCGCCGAGTCTCATGCCGAAGCTGGGGAAGGCGGGAAGCTTACAGAGCAGGCAGGCTATTGTGCATAGTCTAGTCCACACTGAAAGTTGGGCGATCGATTTGTCGTGG GATATAATAGCTCGGTTTGGAAAACAAGAAGGAATGCCAAGAGAATTCTTCACTGATTTCGTTAGGGTAGCTCAGGATGAAGGTAGGCATTTTACTCTTCTGGCTGCACGGCTTAAGGAACTGGGCTCTTTCTATGGAGCACTACCTGCGCATGATGGCCTTTGGGATTCTGCTATTGCTACTTCCAAGGATTTATTAGCACGCTTGGCAATCGAGCATTGCGTTCATGAG GCTAGAGGGCTGGACGTGCTTCCCACAACCATTTACCGGTTTCGAAATGGAGGTGACAATGAGACTGCAGATTTGCTGGAGAAAGTAGTGTATCCAGAAGAAGTGACCCATTGTGCTGCTGGAGTAAAATGGTTTAAATATCTTTGCCAGAGGTCAATGGATAGGAAGTTGGATGAGGATGATGATGGCGCAGAGGATAATGCAATGGAAATGGAGAAGGAAGAAACCATTAAAAAGTTTCATGAAGTTGTGAGAAAGTACTTCAGGGGGCCATTGAAGCCACCTTTCAATGAAGTGGCTAGAAAAGCTGCTGGTTTTGGCCCTCAATGGTATGAACCACTTGCTTTCAAAACAGATTCTACCTTCCATCCACAATGA